The bacterium genome includes the window GAAGCCGCACGGGCCGAGCACGACGTCGAGGTTGGCGGCGATCGCGCGGCGGATCTTGCGCAGGAAGACGAAGAAGAAGGCGGTGAAGAGGGCGATGCAGAGCCGCACGCCCCAGTCGGGGAGGATGGAGACGCCCCAACGATGAAACCTGTACCAGAAGACGCCGGTCACGTGGAAGCGGCCGAGCAGGCGCCGCGACCATCCCCCTTCGGGGGCGTGGGGAGGCGTTTCGGCGCGCGAGGTCGCGCTCATGACGATGATCCTTCCGGCGCCCGGGACGCGGCGCCGCGCGCTCAGGCCTGCGCGGCGAGCCTCGAGGCGACCAGGTCGGCGAGCGTGGCGACGGAGTAGAACGCGTCCTTGCCGACGTCCTTGCTTTGGATCTTGATCTGGAACTTCTTCTCCAGCGCCACGACGAGTTCGAGCGCGTCCACGGAGTCGAGCCCGAGCCCTTCGCCGAAGAGCGGAGCGTCGTCCTCGATCCCCGCCGGCTCGACGCCGTCGAGCCGCAGACTCTCCACGATCACTTCCTTGATCGTCGCGCGCAATGCGTCTCTGT containing:
- a CDS encoding phosphopantetheine-binding protein, which translates into the protein MDGAIVDRDALRATIKEVIVESLRLDGVEPAGIEDDAPLFGEGLGLDSVDALELVVALEKKFQIKIQSKDVGKDAFYSVATLADLVASRLAAQA